The genomic window CATCTGCGGCGGCCCGACCACGATGGCGCCATCCAGCTTTTCCTGTTTGAACATGGCGTCCAGATCCGTGTACAGGCGGCGCGCGCCGAAATTACGCGCATTCCTTTCGGCCAGTTCCTTTTTCTGGTCACAGACCGCCACCAGGTCTATTTCCGGTATGGTGTGAATGGCAGGATATAAATTTCCTGTCGCATGGCCTCCGCAACCGACGAATGCGATTTTTGCCGACTTGGTTTCCCGATTCATGATATCCGCGCCTCCCGTTATTATTATTTGACACCGATTAGTTTAAAAAAACAACCATCATTATATAAAACCGCCGCAAACCGGCAATGGATAGAATCACCTGTTTTGTGTATTATTTCACCTTGGCAAAACAAAAAACATCATGTTTAAAAGTTGCCGCCGGCTTGCAACCCGGGAAATGCTCCGTTTTTTTCCGTTCCGGAAGACGGCGCGACTTTCGCGTAAAACATGCGGGCTGAATTCCCGGCGGTTAAACCGCGGATTGCGGCCTGGATGCGAAGCGGCGGCATTGATTTCTTGCAAATTGGAAAGGGGTTTGCTACATTGCCAATATAACTTCAAACGCAACTAAACCGTTCCGCCAAGACATATGAAAGTTTGCCGGGAAGTTTGCAATATTAACGACGGACCGCCGGCCGTTTGTTTCGGACGGCGGCCCGGCCGCCTTGGGAGGAAAAAACCATGAAAATCGGACTACTGACAGGTTTGACAGTTCTGGCGTTAACCGCCGGCGCGGAAACATCGGCGCCGTTAAAAATCGCCCTCCTGGATTTTGAGAACCAGGCCGGCGTTTCCGCGGACAAAAATCTGGTGGGGAATATTTCCCCCCAGGCCGTCGCCAACAAAGGCGCTTTTGCCTTGATGGGACTGCTCGCAAACAATCCCGGCTTTGTCCTGATTGACCGCCGCGATTTTATCGGCCAGATGAAGAGCATCCAGTTAAAGGACGGCGAAAAAACCACCACACTGAAACCATCTTTCCTGCGCGCGGCCCAGGCGCTCAACGCCGACGCGGTCTTGAAGGGATGCCTTTTAAGTTATTCCCCCGGCAAACAAATTGTCAACCAGGGAGGATATAAAACGGAGTTCACCACCCTGAGTTTGCGCATAACCCTGCAGGCGCTGGACACGCGCGACGGCGCCGTCATCGCAAGCTCCGAGGGCTCCGCCAGCCAGAATTACCGCCAATCGGACGTGCAGCAGACCGTTGTGGGCGAGGATCAATTGCTGGACCTCCTGCAGAACGCGATGAAAAAAGCCGTCCCGGCCTTGAACCAATCCCTGCAGACGAGATTTGCCGGGGAGAAAAACCGGCCCACGGTCAAACTTTCGGTCAAGACCGACGCTGATCCGGCTCTGGTTGAAATTGACGGACTGCTGATCGGCACCACGCCCCTAAATAATTTCCAGGTGTATGCCGGCGACCATATCCTGAGCGTGGGCAAGGCCGGTTACCAGGATGTTACCAAGGCCATGCTCCTGAAAGCCGACACCGCCGTTGAAGTCCCGTTGTTCCGCACCAAGCTGAGCGCAGAGGAGGTCAAGGGAGTGCTGGATAAGGCCAGGATTAACGTCGTAACCGGCACCATGGAACCGGCGGTCATCATTGGCACGGTTGACGCCGAAACCGGCAAGTAGCTGAAAACCCGGCAAAGGCGAATAAACGGCCTAAGGATGCGGCGAGAGGACTTCGTCCTCTTCAAGGTCGCGGCAGAAGGAAACAAAAATGTTTCCGCGTCTGGCGATCGGCGCCGTAACAATTTTTGATTTCAGCGCGGCGCCGGCGGAGGATTTAAAAACGATCCGGTAATTTTTCAGCGCCGGGGAACAGGGCACGCGCGCGATTTCAAGCCAGAGCGGCAGGGTTTCCCAGCAGCGCGTGTCAGGTTGTTCCAGCGAGAACAGGATGAGCCGCGTTACGGCCCCGAGCGCCTCATTCTGCGATTCCACGGATCCGGATATGACTTCCTTGATGACCACGCGCGTGCCGGTTTTGGCGGCCTGCAGGGCGGCCAGCCGGTTTTTGCTCTCAATCATGAGCGTTGCGGTATTGCCGAACGGATAGCTCCGGCCCAGGTATTGATCGCCATGGTAAATCTCGGCAAACGGCGCCATCTCAAAATCATATTCCGACCCGCACCATTTCGGCATCTTGCCGATGCCGATAAAACAAACCAACTGGCACGGATTGGATCCCGCCGCGGACGGCATGCTGTTTGATTGCGCATTTGCGTTTGTTGACAGTGATAAAATACGGCCGTCCGGTTCAACGGCAAAGTCAAGACGCCCCGGCCCCGCCTCCGTGGCAACCAGGGCCGCTGTCCCGCCTTCGCCTGAGTTTGTTGCGGCCGGGGCGAGGGTCTCCGGCCCCGCCGCGTCTTTGAATTCTTTCAATCTTTTTCCGGCGGCCTTATATTGAATGGCGGCATTGCCGTAATCATTGATCATTTCCAGGCCGAACCCGGCCAGGTAACGGCTGTAGGGCATGTCCGGAAAACCGTCCAGATTTTCAAGGTGGCCGATAATATTCCGCGCGCAGACGGCCGCGTAATCCCAGTTCTGCTGGGCGAAATAATTCTTTGCCAGAAAGGTATAAATCAACGTGCGTTCAAACGGCAGGCCGCGGTAAGTCAAAACGCGGTCGTTGACCAGCAGGCCGGCGGTTGATTTGCTGAGGCTCACCTCGGGCAGGCTATCGTTGATTTCCGTAGCCCGGCGCCAGTCCAGGCTGCTTTCCTCATACAAGCGCGCCGCCTGGCGGATCATGCCGCGCTCGCTCAGGTAGAGAATCTCGTCCTTGTCCCCGGTTGGGATGTCCTTCAGGTTTTCATTGGCGTAGACAAAGCGGCCCGTGTAAAAATTGGCGCGCGCCTTTTCCACGGATACGCTGGAACATCCGGCCGGCAACATCAAGGCCGCCGTGAAAAAAAATACGGAAACAGAATAAGACAGCTTGTTCCCGGATTTTTGTCTTTCACCGCAATCCCGGCAAAATTGCGAAAACGACTGTTTTATGCCGGGGGCCGGCCCGCGCGGGCCGGTTATTGTCTTTGTGCCTTCTGCCTTTGCCACTTTTTGCCTATCCGATTACCATCCAATCAGAGGCTCTCGTTTTTCGCGGGCAAATTCTTTCTGGGTGGACCAGGCCACGATCCCGGTCTCAAGATCGGTGATGTCAACCGTGAGCTGATAATACATCAATTCCGTTTTTGAAACCCGGACCTGGGCGCCGGTTGTTTTCTGCATTTCCACCAGGGCCCCGGTCAGCATGTAACGCGCGCCGAGCTGTTTCCCGACCGCCGTGCGGGTTTCGTCCGTTGCCGACTGGGCCTGGAAACCCTGTTCCTTCATCAATTGATCGCGCCGGGCCTCGTTGACGAACCGTATTTTGCCGGTCTGTGTGAGCGTGGTCCGGATGCGGTCGGAAAGAGCCTGGGTATCCACAAAAGTGGTGGTGCGCGGCTGGATTCCGTAGATAATCATGATGGGACTGTCCTGCTGGTTAACGACAAATGAACTGCCGGCAATTTCTTCTGCTATTTCAGCGCTTAATCGCCGCAAGTCCTGGGGGCCGTATCTGGCATCCAGCTGCGGCATGTTGTTGACGTCGTCATCCTTGACCTTGATCCTGAACATGGCGCAGCCGCTCAGGAGCAGAACCAGGGAACAAACAATGCTCAACCGCATGAAATTAATTGTTATTTTCATTTTTTTTTCTCCACCGATTGAGGGCTTTCATGATATATTTATTACGGCGAAATGATAGCTTAACATCCGGCAATGTCAATCCTGTTTTCATCGTTTATGACTACCGCGCTCTGGATCATTAGGAATTTCAAACTTGCCGCAAAAGAGCGCAAAATCGTGGGTAGGAGCCGAACCCCTGTTCGGCGATGCATCTGGTGTTTGGAATCGCCGCATGGGGATGCGGTTCGTCCGGAATCGCCGCATGGGGATGCGGCTCCTACGTCTATTAAATACGGTTGCCGCTTTTGGCGGCCTAATTGATAAGTATCCGGGCCCGTAGCTCAGCTGGTCAGAGCAGGGGACTCATAATTCCAACCGATCATTTCAGCTTGTTTCCGCTGGAGGTATGCTGAACCCACTGGTTGTGGATTTAACGTTTTATGAAATATGATTTGCAGTTGTGACAGTCAAAGCGAGGGCCAGCCGCTACATCAATTAGCCCATCAAGGTGGACAGCTATTTTGCTGACCTCTGTGGGCAATAGGGATGGGGATCGATTGACAGGTAGTAAAACGGTTTTTGGAAGAGCATCTGCTCCTTCTTATTAAGGACTTCCGCCAGACGTTCAACTTTTGCCTCTGTTTGTCGTTTTGCACGAGTGAGCTCTATTATTTCACCCTCAAGCTCAACTATACGTCTGTAGAGTTCCACGTCACCGATCTTCTTGATCAGATCGGCGATTTCCTTAGCGTTTTCAATTATGCTCATCAATGTTCTTTCATCCTAGCAACATACGAACATTATGAAAATCTGTCTTTGGGCATTAAATATGTACCAATACAATAAAAATTTTTTTCTACGGCATGTTTTTATTTCGTCAACTTAGCCTTTAGCATACGAAGCAATTCTTTTTGTAAACGCATTTTTGTCCAGATGTTTTTGCCATAACTGATGCCGCCGGACAGATTCCATCCGCTTGCCGCCGCATAACGACACAAAACGCTGTGTTTCCACCGGCCCGAATTTATCAAACAGCGTGCCCACCATCCGTCGCATCAAATCAGGTTCTTCCATAACATTTGTGTTTTTCATTGCAATTTCTCCTTTAATGCAAATTCAACAGGGTTATATACTTTGACGGCGATTTTTTTTATAACCGCCCTTTTAAGCAACAGATCATCGCATGAGATAAAAACATCCGACTTCATTTCCGCGCATGCCAGATGATATGCATCCGCAACACCGAATCCCATAGCAATCAATTGATCTGCCCTGATATTAATATTGTCCATATTGAATATTTGACGATTATCCAGTCTCTTTAACAGTTCCATTAACTGACTCTGTTCCTGCATTTCTGATATTGATTCCGCTTCTGCATAATGAACCGGTGAAACAACGGGCAAAAAACGCCCCGAATAAATACTGGCCATAATCAAATAATACGCGTCCGTTTCCATCCGTATACGCAACGCGCTCTGATCATCAAAAGGCCGACAAAGAACGCAAATATCCAAATATACCCGCAATTTCAATTTTTACCTCTATCCTGTTTTGATCTTTACAATACCACATTATAAACCATCCAAACATTTAATATTCAAAAAAAGCTTATCAATGGTTTGATATTATCTCAAGGCCTAAATTCAACAATTTGCTGTTAGCCGGAAACTTGATCTGCCTTTGTCAAATCGGCAACATCACAGGCCGACGATATTTTTACGGACTGTTATTCCCCCGAAAAATTTGCTTAATGATTTTACAATCTTAACCTGCCTTGAATGCGACGAGGTTTTCATTGACGCAACGACAACCTGTAGCCATTGTTTCCCCATATCCGCAAAAGTAATCTTTGCATTTTCACTTCCGCTAAGCTTTGATGCTTTTTCCTGCAATTCCGAGAGACGGCGTCCGGCAAGCGCGCGGTCCTTTGTTTTCAAAGACCGCTTTATTTGCTTGCCAGCGCGTTTTAGAATGGCATAGTATATTCTGGGTTTTGCGGAGCGATAAAGACAGTGACCGACTCTTTCCAAAGCTTGATTGGTTGTAACCGTATTGGTGGTTTTCATGCGGAAAATCAGGTTACAAGTAAAAAACGGTAAATTGTTTTTATCGCATAAAACGGTTGTTTTTCACGTATTTTTGCCATCCGGGCCCGTAGCTCAGCTGGTCAGAGCAGGGGACTCATAATTCCAACCAGCCATTTCCGCTCATTTCATCCCGAGTCATCCCCAGTGATCAAGCCCTTTGTATTCAGGTGTTTCCGCTGAAAGCAGTTTCATCCTGAATAATCCCAAATGCGCTCATTTTTCATCACCGGGTTACAACTCCGGGTTGCAAGTTTGCAGCCGGTGGTTGGCCTTTCGTGAGTAGTTCATTGATTGGTTCAAACACCCATTTGATAATGTCATCGACGTAACTTTTGCGACAGCAAGGAACAGGTTCCTTGTTGAACACTTGGATTATGTTGCAAACGGAAAAGTCGGCACC from Kiritimatiellia bacterium includes these protein-coding regions:
- a CDS encoding PEGA domain-containing protein — its product is MKIGLLTGLTVLALTAGAETSAPLKIALLDFENQAGVSADKNLVGNISPQAVANKGAFALMGLLANNPGFVLIDRRDFIGQMKSIQLKDGEKTTTLKPSFLRAAQALNADAVLKGCLLSYSPGKQIVNQGGYKTEFTTLSLRITLQALDTRDGAVIASSEGSASQNYRQSDVQQTVVGEDQLLDLLQNAMKKAVPALNQSLQTRFAGEKNRPTVKLSVKTDADPALVEIDGLLIGTTPLNNFQVYAGDHILSVGKAGYQDVTKAMLLKADTAVEVPLFRTKLSAEEVKGVLDKARINVVTGTMEPAVIIGTVDAETGK